In Aegilops tauschii subsp. strangulata cultivar AL8/78 chromosome 3, Aet v6.0, whole genome shotgun sequence, one genomic interval encodes:
- the LOC109738442 gene encoding uncharacterized protein, which produces MVDAPLYKQRRRYTREIHDVDLHDNHKLHAVCTSKGQDVDKMLSMFRRKLDGMPIKLVGLDVEYTHYVKPQWAAMLQLCVEKECLVHHISATKDRPMELGKFLMNDEYTFAGFAIEGDKNKLKLSGLEINSDKYIDIQVEWRDPYNKKKFDSLADVAGRMIDIHYHDMKKKINRKEDHTLWGFCLLLEKLIKYAAIDAFATYES; this is translated from the exons ATGGTGGATGCACCTCTGTACAAGCAGCGCCGCAGGTACACCAGGGAGATCCACGATGTCGACCTCCACGACAACCACAAGCTCCATGCCGTTTGCACAAGCAAGGGTCAAGACGTGGACAAGATGTTGTCCATGTTTAGGAGGAAGCTCGACGGAATGCCCATCAAACTAGTCGGCCTTGATGTTGAGTACACGCACTACGTGAAGCCACAATGGGCAGCAATGCTCCAGCTATGCGTAGAAAAAGAATGCCTTGTCCACCACATCTCTGCAACTAAAGACAG GCCAATGGAACTAGGCAAATTCCTCATGAATGATGAATACACCTTCGCCGGATTCGCCATTGAAGGAGACAAAAACAAGCTGAAGCTATCTGGCTTGGAGATCAACTCCGACAAATACATTGATATTCAGGTGGAATGGAGAGACCCATACAATAAAAAGAAGTTTGACTCTTTGGCTGATGTTGCCGGCAGGATGATAGATATTCACTACCATgacatgaagaaaaaaattaacCGCAAGGAGGACCATACTCTGTGGGGATTTTGCCTGCTGCTAGAAAAGCTTATCAAGTATGCAGCAATAGATGCATTCGCAACATATGAGTCATGA